Genomic window (Streptomyces sp. NBC_01142):
ATCCGGAGTCACCCTCGCCGACGTTTCCATGATCGTGAACTGCCACCTGCACTTCGACCACATCGGCGGGAACCCGCTCTTGGGCGGCAAGCCCATCCTGGTGCAGGACGTCGAACTGGCCACCGCACGCCGGGGCAACTACACAGTCGACGAGCTGATCGACTTCCCCGGTGCAACCTACGAGGAAGTCGCCGGCGAGATCGAGGTCTGGCCCGGCATCTGGATCATTCCGACGCCTGGTCACACCCAAGGGCACCAGTCGCTGGCCCTCCGGCAAAGCGACGGCACAGTAGTACTCGCCGGTCAGGCATACGACCTCGCTTCTCACTTCGCATCTGAGCAATTGGCCCGCCACGCGACACTTCGCGGCGAGGAACAGCCGCTTCCTCCCTATCGGCACTGGCTGGATCGACTCGCCGACTTCGACCCACGACGTGTGTTCTTCGCCCATGACTGCTCGGTCTGGGAACCGTCACAGACTGGAGGAGCGGAAACCCGACTTTCTGCCACGTAGGACGACCCTCGATCGGGTGACGTTTCCTGGCTGTCCTGAGGTGGAGCCGAATGGTGTCCGTTGGTCGGGGTTGGTGGCGGTAGCGTGTGATTCACGACGCCCGCCCGGCCGCTTCCCCTGACAGGAACGCGAAAGGGCGGGCGCCGTGTTGTGGCGCCCGCCCGCTTGTGGTGAAGGTGAGATCAGG
Coding sequences:
- a CDS encoding N-acyl homoserine lactonase family protein, whose protein sequence is MRKNMAVRRLDLGYFIRPASEVGGPQPRVEPVLAYLVQHDNGLLLFDTGIGDADPETEAHYRPRRRALQDALSASGVTLADVSMIVNCHLHFDHIGGNPLLGGKPILVQDVELATARRGNYTVDELIDFPGATYEEVAGEIEVWPGIWIIPTPGHTQGHQSLALRQSDGTVVLAGQAYDLASHFASEQLARHATLRGEEQPLPPYRHWLDRLADFDPRRVFFAHDCSVWEPSQTGGAETRLSAT